A genomic region of Methanosarcina thermophila TM-1 contains the following coding sequences:
- a CDS encoding sulfite exporter TauE/SafE family protein, whose amino-acid sequence MEKHWIEMTPADPLYLGILILTGAFTGVISGLLGVGGGFIMTPVQTGFCRKPG is encoded by the coding sequence ATGGAAAAACACTGGATTGAAATGACTCCTGCAGATCCTCTTTATCTTGGAATTTTAATTCTCACAGGTGCGTTTACAGGCGTTATTTCGGGCTTGCTTGGTGTAGGAGGGGGCTTTATTATGACTCCTGTCCAGACTGGCTTTTGCAGGAAACCGGGCTAG